The Gemmatimonadota bacterium genome includes a region encoding these proteins:
- a CDS encoding tetratricopeptide repeat protein: MSFAIRSHIGALVILSLVQNVEGQISEPALQKSYGHREDTAASQLIKEIAGADSAAIYRNLPREKKGPFLDAFWQAHNPLVLKYYYGYHLGQRRFSVSDAYFEQKKLLPKTYWTGAVPPDSTQVVEAVQICTRLLMHNPEDAVAMCALGYLNLEQNRESEAEKLFIQALERDKRLFEARNGRALSLLRVPKQRWRARKLLLEAMAWDRKYSAAYYSLAMCDLIMKSVEAENSLKRLIKRSPEYSDTYFKLGVFYESRGKFEKAEDAYDRQLKADPSHTTAQFRLGIIAFKTGQPAHAIEILQPVLKKRPDLQRPALPMVFEAYIQLKNMPMAEATAV, from the coding sequence ATGTCTTTTGCCATCAGATCGCATATCGGAGCATTGGTCATCCTATCTCTTGTCCAGAATGTCGAAGGACAAATATCCGAACCCGCACTTCAGAAAAGCTATGGTCACCGCGAGGACACCGCAGCGAGCCAACTCATTAAAGAAATCGCAGGTGCTGATTCGGCAGCGATTTATCGAAATCTACCACGCGAAAAAAAGGGACCATTCTTAGACGCATTCTGGCAAGCACACAATCCGCTCGTACTCAAATACTACTATGGCTACCATCTCGGGCAGCGGCGGTTTTCCGTATCAGATGCTTATTTTGAACAAAAAAAATTGCTCCCAAAAACCTATTGGACAGGCGCTGTGCCACCCGATTCCACACAAGTTGTGGAGGCCGTACAAATCTGTACACGCCTTCTGATGCACAATCCCGAAGACGCAGTCGCGATGTGTGCGCTCGGCTATCTCAATCTGGAACAGAACCGGGAAAGCGAAGCAGAAAAACTGTTTATACAGGCACTCGAACGCGACAAACGCCTATTCGAAGCCAGAAATGGCAGGGCGCTATCACTTCTACGGGTACCAAAACAGCGATGGCGCGCGAGAAAACTATTGCTGGAGGCAATGGCCTGGGACCGCAAATACAGCGCAGCCTATTACAGCCTGGCAATGTGCGATTTGATAATGAAAAGCGTAGAGGCGGAAAACAGCCTCAAAAGGTTGATCAAACGGTCTCCAGAATACTCAGACACGTATTTTAAGCTGGGTGTTTTTTACGAGTCCAGAGGCAAATTTGAAAAAGCCGAAGACGCTTATGACAGGCAACTAAAAGCTGATCCCTCTCACACCACCGCGCAATTTCGCCTGGGCATCATAGCATTCAAAACCGGTCAACCCGCCCACGCGATCGAAATCCTGCAACCCGTCCTGAAAAAACGGCCAGACCTTCAAAGACCCGCTTTGCCAATGGTCTTTGAAGCCTATATCCAGCTCAAAAATATGCCAATGGCAGAAGCGACCGCAGT
- a CDS encoding DMT family transporter: MINYGEGVALGASLVWASTSLVLRTLSQHQSSALITAIRCGISGPFFWMLLPFGPPLSTLVNVPLHEWGLLIGSVFIGIVIGDQLYLHAMKEIGVSRTMALVGTLPITTLIWEQLLLDVPVTRTFIFGCVLAASGVILLSQRPRQNRTDTQEHPIRLKRGIVFALLTALLWGLSTTMLKPAMTHLTSIQANSVRMPLVAMALFGIWRLNQGRGNLRDIGWRTFALIATTGLLGMGFGSFFYVEAVLFIGPAKTATLTTATPVLSLILAVIFLKEQITLRLLAGIALCVAGVLLVL, encoded by the coding sequence GTGATCAATTACGGCGAAGGGGTTGCACTCGGGGCGTCACTGGTATGGGCATCCACCAGCCTCGTCTTAAGAACGCTATCCCAGCACCAATCATCGGCACTCATCACAGCCATCCGCTGTGGGATTTCTGGACCTTTTTTCTGGATGCTATTGCCTTTTGGTCCCCCCCTATCCACACTGGTCAACGTACCGCTGCACGAATGGGGACTTCTGATCGGCTCCGTATTCATCGGCATAGTCATTGGCGACCAACTCTATTTGCACGCCATGAAAGAAATTGGCGTATCGCGCACAATGGCTCTGGTTGGCACGCTTCCAATTACAACGCTAATTTGGGAGCAATTGCTGCTCGATGTACCCGTCACTCGCACCTTTATTTTTGGATGTGTTTTGGCGGCATCTGGCGTTATCTTACTCTCTCAGCGACCACGCCAGAATCGCACAGACACACAGGAACACCCCATCCGCCTTAAGCGCGGGATAGTCTTCGCACTTCTTACAGCCTTGCTCTGGGGGTTGAGCACCACCATGCTCAAACCCGCGATGACGCATCTCACAAGTATTCAGGCCAACAGCGTGCGAATGCCACTCGTAGCCATGGCATTATTTGGCATTTGGCGGCTCAATCAGGGGCGCGGCAACCTGCGCGATATCGGATGGCGGACATTTGCTCTGATTGCCACGACCGGACTTCTGGGCATGGGCTTCGGATCTTTCTTCTACGTCGAAGCCGTTCTGTTCATCGGACCAGCCAAAACAGCAACACTGACAACAGCAACACCCGTCCTCTCACTTATTCTGGCCGTGATCTTTCTCAAAGAACAAATTACGCTCCGCCTTCTCGCAGGGATTGCACTCTGCGTGGCTGGCGTTCTGCTCGTACTTTGA